From a single Candidatus Hinthialibacter antarcticus genomic region:
- a CDS encoding DUF6298 domain-containing protein — protein sequence MRQPIVSFCAFTLFLFIALTSDAAPSNGPLRVCKENQNYFCDQDGKAILLTGSHTWYNLVDMGPSDPPPAFDYPQYITWMEELNHNFMRMWAWDLTQWDTSGNGANNRNEHTRHFVAPLPWLRTGPGEATDGKPKFDLSKFNPEYFNRLRERVAAAGQKGIYVSIMFFEGWGLQHVNQALDFHPFALNNNINGTNGDTNGDGKGLEIHELGNDKVLEIQKAYIREVIDQVNDLDNVLYEISNENHPPSTEWQYHLIRFIKQYESTKPVQHPVGMTFQYKGGKNKTLFDSPADWISPNNDGGYRDNPPANTGKKVVISDTDHLWGIGGYASWAWKSACRGLNPIFMDTYDAVVLGQQPFDEKYAALRRALGDIRKFTARMDLNASKPMNELSNTGYCLADSETRYLVFVPQDTKNVEVEMPAGEYTVEWLNVETSKIELKDKRLTSNSKMKIENPVDGPAALFIEKK from the coding sequence GGCCCATTACGCGTATGCAAAGAAAACCAAAATTATTTTTGCGATCAAGACGGCAAGGCGATCCTACTCACCGGCTCGCATACCTGGTATAACCTGGTTGATATGGGGCCGAGCGACCCGCCGCCAGCGTTTGACTATCCGCAATACATCACTTGGATGGAAGAACTCAATCACAATTTCATGCGCATGTGGGCATGGGACCTGACCCAGTGGGATACATCGGGCAATGGCGCCAATAATCGCAATGAACACACACGCCACTTTGTCGCGCCGCTGCCTTGGCTGCGCACCGGCCCCGGCGAAGCAACGGACGGGAAGCCCAAATTCGATTTATCAAAATTTAATCCCGAATATTTCAACCGTCTGCGCGAACGCGTCGCCGCTGCGGGCCAAAAAGGCATCTACGTTTCGATCATGTTCTTTGAGGGTTGGGGCTTACAACACGTCAATCAAGCACTGGATTTCCATCCATTTGCTCTCAATAACAATATCAATGGAACCAACGGCGATACCAATGGCGACGGCAAGGGACTCGAGATTCACGAACTCGGCAATGATAAAGTTCTCGAAATCCAGAAGGCGTATATCCGTGAGGTCATCGACCAAGTCAACGATCTAGATAATGTGTTGTACGAAATATCAAACGAAAACCACCCGCCATCCACCGAATGGCAATACCACCTGATCCGTTTTATCAAACAATACGAATCAACCAAGCCCGTCCAACATCCCGTCGGCATGACCTTTCAATACAAAGGCGGCAAAAATAAAACGCTGTTTGACAGCCCCGCCGATTGGATATCGCCGAACAATGACGGTGGCTATCGCGACAACCCGCCCGCCAACACGGGAAAGAAAGTTGTAATATCCGACACCGACCACTTATGGGGAATCGGCGGCTACGCCTCATGGGCGTGGAAAAGCGCCTGCCGTGGGTTGAACCCAATTTTTATGGACACGTATGACGCTGTCGTTTTAGGCCAACAGCCATTCGACGAAAAATATGCCGCCTTACGCCGCGCTCTTGGAGACATTCGTAAATTCACCGCCCGCATGGACCTCAACGCCAGCAAGCCGATGAATGAGTTATCAAATACGGGATACTGTTTAGCGGATTCGGAAACAAGATATCTTGTGTTTGTCCCTCAAGACACAAAGAACGTAGAAGTTGAAATGCCAGCAGGCGAGTACACAGTCGAGTGGCTCAATGTGGAGACCAGTAAAATTGAATTGAAGGACAAGCGCTTAACATCGAATTCAAAGATGAAAATCGAAAATCCAGTTGACGGCCCTGCGGCTTTGTTTATCGAGAAGAAATAA